Proteins from a single region of Palaemon carinicauda isolate YSFRI2023 chromosome 1, ASM3689809v2, whole genome shotgun sequence:
- the LOC137639115 gene encoding uncharacterized protein translates to MKKDINEWPIKHANEVHVKKEDLDIRIKDRRMIIGRCKSLCVHIDGGTNEDYSVILDILKTFSITVDKNDSLMKIKRRISRIIRFMENASQFFRDRLKRTAQQSLPSDVEHKLKSLNPILDADGVWRALGRTGAALSNLPAIIQYSEPFAEILVRECHQLRHWCGYYSCRSTLAVVDPPTVNGLSAKLLQCPYCCFLRKKIAQVEIAPRKVEQLERSPLFEHVVIDIAGPFTTITDRRETRNYRVNFGKAWILVIVFHASVAAHIEVLESYDTNCFLAGFNAFTRICGKPASATADLGSQILGAANVMESLWNHTKMAKNHTNPETTTWHFVLSGAHSSVGQAERMIRTVKNTLEVVIA, encoded by the exons atgaagaaggacatcaacgaatggccaattaaacatgcaaatgaagttcatgtgaagaaagaagatctggacataagaataaaagatcgACGGATGATCATTGGAAGATGCAAGTCACTATGTGTCCATattgatggtggaacaaatgaagattattcagttattcttgatatcctaaaaacatttagCATAACGGTTGACAAAAATGATAGTctgatgaagattaaacgtcgcatctctagaattataagatttatggaaaatgcttcacaatttttcagagatcgaCTGAAGAGAACA gcccagcagtcgctaccgtcagatgtggaacataagctaaagtcactgaacccaATACTGGACGCTGACGGTGTGTGGAGAGCATtaggtcgtactggtgctgctCTATCAAACCTGCCTGCGATTATACAATACTCTGAGccctttgcagagatcttggtgcgTGAATGTCATCAACTGCGGCACTGGTGCGGATACTACTCTTGCCGTAGTACGTTAGCAGTTGTGGATCCTCCAACGGTAAACGGTTTGTCAGCAAAGTTGTTGCAGTGTCCATATTGTTGCTTTCTGCGTAAGAAGATCGCCCAAGTAGAGAtcgctcctcgtaaggtggaacaactcgAGCGATCGCCATTATTCGAACATGTGGTTattgacatagctggtccgttCACTACAATCACAGATCGCCGTGAAACGAGAAATTACCGAGTTAATTTTGGTAAAGCCTGGATTCTGGTTATTGTGTTTCATGCATCTGTTGCGGCCCACATAGAGGTGCTTGAAAGTTATGATACCAACTGCTTTCTTGCAGGTTTCAATGCTTTCACTAGAATCTGCGGAAAACCCGCGTCTGCGACTGCAGATCTTGGTTCACAAATCCTTGgtgctgcaaacgtcatggagagcctttggaaccataccaaGATGGCAAAGAATCACACAAATCCCGAAACAACAACCTGGCACTTTGTACTatctggagctcattcgtcagtcggacaagctgagaggatgatcagaactgtgaagaacactttagaagTTGTCATTGCTTAg